TATAAAAGAAACCAGAAGCAGCGCGTTAATACTGTGAGAGGGGGGGAACTTCAGGGCCACATAATAATCtgaataatattatttaaaaagattGGGATTAGATGAATGGCCTCACCACCAGGAGGgttttttactttgttgtacaaaagaggagaggagttcGTTTCTCCGTGTTTACCTGCGTGTGTTTTGCGTGTAAATGCGGGTTTATCCACGCCATtgactagtggagaggtggCTGCTGGGAAATGAGTCCTGTTTATTGCGGCCCATTCTTCTAGTTTGGCTTAGGGAAAGGATGGACTGTCActaactggggggggggggggcaggggcagaagagaagagaagaggagggtttTCTGTACAGATGAAGGGTGGAaggggaaagtaaaaaaaaaaaaaccaagagtCTCTGCCTCGCACACAAACATCAGGCCCAGATTAAGCTGCATGAGACACAATAAACCCGGAGACATTCAGCACTGAGGCAGTCAGTTGTCAGTTCACCGAGTCAGAGCTCATGTGTCAGTGGGATTTCAAATGCGTCAAAGCTCCTATTTTTATAACCTTGTCCTGTTCCAGATTAGTTGgaacaaaaatggaaaatacagACTTTAAATAATCTGGTTTTGAGATTAGgtttggattgtttttttgtgtaatcgcCTGAAAGTTGGATAATATCTTTTTCATATAAAATTAAGATATTTTCACTAATTTctaaaacaaataatcaattaaattgATCACCTTTTTGTTGGATTAGGACTGAGAACTATTGTAAAGAAGGTGTAACAAGGTGCCATTTGTTTccttaaagaaaatgtattgaGACTGAATGAAGCTATTTGTTTTGGTTCGTCCTGTGCATCAGATCAAGGCCCAGTTGTAGATTGATAAAAGTAAAAACGTCACTGGTGGAAGTGGGACAACAAAACGTTTCCTCATCCGGGACGAATCATATTTTCTTTCACCGTCTTTTTTTGTGCGTAATAGATTTAATACCTCACGTGATCCTCAGCGTCTGCACTGGGAAACCAAGTCCAACAAGGCTACAAATAAtgagcatttatttaaaatgttaaatatttgtatgtaaTACTGCAGTTATTGTCAAGTGTATCTCTGATGCATTGTGTTGAATTAATCCAAAACAGTTTACTCTATGTAGCCTAGATGGTGTGTGTGGCCCATGCACGACAATTAAGATGCGTAAAATCACTAATAATTTATAACATTAACCATGAAAATATTGTCTTAATTTTCTCTAAGAATTTCCATATATATAGCAATAATCTTCACTCTGGTGCAAATAATCTTTGGCGTTTTAAGTCGACTCCAAAAGCCCTTAACCCTGCATTCAAAAACCTGCCACAAACATCTGCTAATAATTTGGAAATGCATGAATTGTTTATAAAGCTACACTTTCTAAAAAACACAGTCCTCCCCTCGTCGACTCTCCTCCATATCTCCCTCACGTGTAGTCTCGTGCAGTTCGCCGAGCAGCGAGCTATTCGCAGCGGGCTTGGAGCGCAGAGGAGCCGGGGCGTGTTTGTGCGCGGCCGCCCTGCTGGACCCTGACAGCGGGGACTGACAGCACTTCCCCTCGTGCCTCTGCAAAACGAGCTCCCAGAGAAACAAATGCCTTTCACAACACCGAGCCGGCCATTAACACTGATTTATGCCGGGtcctgtttcactgtttccaaaACAGTCGTGGTCTTTGTGGAGACGCGAGCCAAAGTTATCAGGGCCTCTACCTGCATGTGACACATAcacgacaaacacaaacacgcaggcTGCAGCCGCAATATGTATCTTAAGGCGCGCGCACAGACCCGAGTCATGGCGAACACTCCGCACACTTCATCCAACTCCATCTCCCTCCAATATTCCACATCCGCCTTTTAATCATTACTGCAAGCTGGACCATCTGTTTCTGCACTGACCTGCCTCCCCCCTCAAACCACTATCAGCAGGCCTGTGTGATATGGGAGGACGTACGAGCAGCACGTCACTTGTGGGGACAATTTACGCGTCTTTTCAGGTGGTTTTAGTTTGGGTTGGAGGGTTAGTTTGTACAGACACGACGTGGCGcaaggcagaaaaaaacaatgcgCAGTGATAGCACACGGAAGGGGCACGAGAAAGTGACGTGTAGCTGCAGGTCAGATCTCCACAGAGGCCTGAGAGCtcgagctttttttttttgtttggtgcTATTAAACAATTAGAGTAGAAATGAAAACCCCCTCTCACACACGCGTGGACACTGTCGTGCGTAAAAACCCAAAGTTGGATAAAATGCAGTGCAACAATCAGAAGTAACCGCCCTCCATGCAGCCATGCTTACTTTGTTGCTCTGTAATAGACCGTATCCCCAGAATATCTGTCACAGAGTGCGACGAGGGCCATATCCTGTGCATGGCCATGTGTCCGGGGAGGGTGGGCATGCCAGGGGGAGTGGGCACTTTGGAAGTCGGGTATGAGTATAAGTGGTTGTAGGGTAACGTTGGTTGTGGCGGGGGATGAGGCCCCTGCTTGCCGGACTCGTACTGACTCTGCTGGGACAGATTCCCGATCTTGTTCCGCAGGATCCGACTGATGGAGCTGACGGAGGGGAGGTTGAACTTGTCGCAAACCCCGTCGGCGAGTAGCCTGTCCCGGATCTCCCAGGCAAAAATCCCCGGGTCCCTCTGCTTGTATGTCCGTATGTGCTTGACCACGGTGGGTGTGGTGACCCGCGGCTTGCTGCCTCCGATGGCCCCCGGGAGGATGGAGCCCGTCTCGTTGTAGCGGGCCAGGATCTTGCTGACACAGCCGTGGGAGACGCGCAGCTGCCGGCTAATGTCACAGGGTCGAATCCCGAGCTGGGCCAGCTCCACTATCCGGAGCCGTATGGCGTTGGGGAGCGGCCTGCCGTTGACGAAAACACCGCCGAGTTGGTTCACCTCGCCGAAGGCTGGCTCTGGtgtcaaaatcaaacacacacaagagcaTGAGAATGAGAGAGTGAGTCACTGACCCAAGGCCCAGCACAGATTCAATAACCACTCATTCATTGGGTCTTTTTCCAATTAATGTAATTATATAGAGTCAAATAAATAAGGTGTGAAACGCtcatgcaatgttttttttttttttgccattcataAGACTAATGTCTAACCAAAAATAGATCCCAAATCCAGTTGAACCCATCATTGCGCAAAGGTGCATATGTTTGGATTTTAAGTGAATTCACCAGAAATCTCTTCACAGCTAAACAAACCTCTATCTCTGTGAGTTGAGTGCAGCTTAATGTTGGTTTGTCAACTAATCGCTGAAAGATACACACGCTGAATTTCACGCGGACGTCCTGTAGTCGATGCTAAAGCCTGTGCGTAACTGGCACATGTACCGTTTCGGTCTGCTGGTTCCTCCCCTGTGGATCAACACCTAAACTGTCCCTTCAAAGCACCTCAGACAGACAACACCTCGCCATGTTCCCCCACCTTGCCTACAGGACGTTGGACAATTCGCTGCATCCCTgagcaggaaaaaagaaaaagaaaaaagaacccCGATCCAACACTGAACTCACCCATAGTGTTAAAACCGCAAATGAAGAACACGGTGTCCGGATTGTGCCTCCTGCGTGGATCCTGCTCCGCGTCCAGCGTGTCCACCGTCCAGAGCCGCGTCCAAGAAAATGTTCTCGTGCGATAAGGAACAAGAGGGACAAAATTCTCGGTCTGTTTCCTGACGGCGCTGGAGACAGGCTTACATTTCAATCTGTGGAAATCGGGAGGCTGGACTTCCAACTCTTCTCTCCCCGCCGATTGGCTCCGCTCGCCGATGGACGCTCGGGATTGCTCGGAGCTGAGTCGCCATTGGTCCAGAAGTTTGACATGACAAGTTCACGGAGACACCCCCGccgtcctccccccccccaaccccacctCCCCAAGTCCTCCTCCTCGCCCTGCTCTGTCCCATCACAGAGCAAAGCTGGGGATATACCACCATGAATGCGTTTGTTATTGAGACACGCGGTGAGTATAAAAAAGCAATATCAAGATTTTGGATTAGATCTGGATCTTTTCAACTTGGATGTGAGTCTAAATAAAGAAAtgcgcaaaaaaaaaaacctccaggGACCATCGCAGAGAAAACGCCAACTGGAAAATAGTAATATTTCCATAAAATCGCACAGTTATGCACATTTTAACCACACGTTTAGCTGCCATTAATTATATTAACATTCGTGTGTAAGTTACAAAGACGAATCCTTTCAAAACAATAGAAGAGCCAACCTCTGCTATGAAAGCAAAAAGGTGGAAAAGCTAACTTCGGGTGGCTTTACGCTCCACTGCCCTTCATCCC
The sequence above is drawn from the Hippoglossus hippoglossus isolate fHipHip1 chromosome 22, fHipHip1.pri, whole genome shotgun sequence genome and encodes:
- the pax9 gene encoding LOW QUALITY PROTEIN: paired box protein Pax-9 (The sequence of the model RefSeq protein was modified relative to this genomic sequence to represent the inferred CDS: deleted 1 base in 1 codon; substituted 1 base at 1 genomic stop codon), which produces MEPAFGEVNQLGGVFVNGRPLPNAIRLRIVELAQLGIRPCDISRQLRVSHGCVSKILARYNETGSILPGAIGGSKPRVTTPTVVKHIRTYKQRDPGIFAWEIRDRLLADGVCDKFNLPSVSSISRILRNKIGNLSQQSQYESGKQGPHPPPQPTLPYNHLYSYPTSKVPTPPGMPTLPGHMAMHRIWPSSHSVTDILGIRSITEQQISDSPSFPXAKLEEWAAINRTHFPAATSPLVNGVDKPAFTRKTHAGQTPSGSPTANSYVTAPSIPPYHPPTRVSPCTGCSATTSACVTGATWQPASGSALSPHSCDIATPLAFKSTTASRDASHPVTTSAL